A window of Halobacillus naozhouensis genomic DNA:
GTCACTTCGTAAACTTGTTTGCATAGCTGCTAGCTACCATGGAGTCTGGTTTTATTTTCGGTTCGATTCCTAGAGATTGGATCCGTGCCATCATCTCATTGACATATACACGGGTCTTATTTCGCTCCCCGGCCCCGATGTCAATATGGCCCTCTACCATAAAACTGGCTCCTTTATAAATGTAGGGGAGTACGATCTGGATAAGGGCATCAATGTACTCTTTGGTAAAAAGGGAGGCAACTTCTTCAGTTAAAGTCGTTTCATAGGAAATTCGT
This region includes:
- a CDS encoding ribonuclease H-like YkuK family protein; the protein is MTYSEVFSHIYSFMKHDPRGNYKLMLGTDSQIHESHTLFITGIVVQRIGKGAWACFRKVTVPRCMTVLHERISYETTLTEEVASLFTKEYIDALIQIVLPYIYKGASFMVEGHIDIGAGERNKTRVYVNEMMARIQSLGIEPKIKPDSMVASSYANKFTK